The following are encoded in a window of Mustela nigripes isolate SB6536 chromosome 1, MUSNIG.SB6536, whole genome shotgun sequence genomic DNA:
- the SOD3 gene encoding extracellular superoxide dismutase [Cu-Zn] has protein sequence MLAPLLLCAYLLLAAPASRAWPAVDPEEPGSSTAAQIRDMHEKVTAIWQELTQRQAAADGQDAVLHATCRVEPSATLDTAQPRVSGLVLFRQLAPGARLEAYFDLEGFPAEANSSSRAIHVHQFGDLSQGCESTGAHYNPLAVPHPQHPGDFGNFAVRDGRLFKYRGNLAASLAGPHSIVGRAVVVHAGEDDLGRGGNPASVENGNAGRRLACCVVGLSGPLPWARLAQEHAERKKRRRESECKTA, from the coding sequence ATGCTGGCCCCGTTGCTGCTGTGTGCCTACCTGCTCCTGGCGGCCCCCGCCTCACGCGCCTGGCCTGCCGTGGACCCGGAGGAGCCCGGCTCCAGCACGGCGGCGCAGATCCGCGACATGCACGAGAAAGTGACGGCCATCTGGCAGGAGCTGACGCAGCGACAGGCGGCAGCCGACGGCCAGGACGCCGTGCTCCACGCCACCTGCCGGGTGGAGCCGTCGGCCACGCTGGACACCGCGCAGCCACGGGTGAGCGGCCTCGTGCTCTTCCGGCAGCTGGCGCCCGGCGCCCGGCTTGAGGCCTACTTCGACCTGGAGGGCTTCCCGGCCGAGGCCAACAGCTCCAGCCGAGCCATCCACGTGCATCAGTTCGGGGACCTGAGCCAGGGCTGCGAGTCCACCGGCGCGCACTACAACCCGCTGGCCGTGCCGCATCCGCAGCACCCGGGCGACTTCGGCAACTTCGCGGTGCGCGACGGCCGCCTCTTCAAGTACCGCGGCAACCTCGCCGCCTCGCTCGCCGGCCCGCACTCCATCGTGGGCCGCGCCGTGGTGGTGCACGCGGGCGAGGACGATCTGGGCCGCGGCGGCAACCCGGCCAGCGTGGAGAACGGCAACGCGGGCCGCCGGCTCGCCTGCTGCGTAGTGGGCTTGAGCGGGCCGCTGCCCTGGGCGCGCCTAGCGCAGGAGCACGCGGAGCGCAAGAAGCGGCGGCGGGAGAGCGAGTGCAAGACCGCCTGA